The following are from one region of the Shinella sp. PSBB067 genome:
- the glgC gene encoding glucose-1-phosphate adenylyltransferase, with amino-acid sequence MEQKRNQPLARDAMAYVLAGGRGSRLKELTDRRAKPAVYFGGKARIIDFALSNALNSGIRRIGVATQYKAHSLIRHMQRGWNFFRPERNESFDILPASQRVSETQWYEGTADAVYQNIDIIEDYGVEYMVILAGDHIYKMDYELMLQQHVDSGAQVTIGCLEVPRMEATGFGVMHVDEKDEIIAFVEKPADPPGIPGNPDMALASMGIYVFHTKFLMDLLRRDAADPTSSRDFGKDIIPYIVEHGKAVAHRFAASCVRSDFEREAYWRDVGTIDAYWQANIDLTHITPELDIYDGSWPIWTFAEIKPPAKFVHDDENRRGSATSSLISGDCIISGASLNRSLLFTGVRANSYSRLEGAVVLPNVMIGRHAQLKNVVIDSRVVIPEGLVVGEDPELDARRFRRSENGICLITQNMIDKLEL; translated from the coding sequence ATGGAGCAGAAGCGCAATCAACCCCTCGCCCGTGACGCGATGGCCTATGTTCTGGCGGGGGGACGCGGCAGCCGCCTCAAGGAACTGACCGACCGGCGCGCCAAGCCCGCCGTCTATTTCGGCGGCAAGGCGCGCATCATCGACTTTGCGCTTTCCAACGCCCTGAACTCCGGTATCCGCCGCATCGGCGTTGCCACCCAGTACAAGGCCCATTCGCTGATCCGCCACATGCAGCGCGGCTGGAACTTCTTCCGCCCGGAACGCAACGAGAGCTTCGACATCCTGCCGGCCAGCCAGCGCGTCTCCGAGACCCAGTGGTACGAGGGCACCGCCGACGCCGTCTACCAGAACATCGACATCATCGAGGACTACGGCGTCGAATACATGGTCATCCTCGCCGGCGACCACATCTACAAGATGGACTACGAGCTGATGCTCCAGCAGCATGTGGATTCGGGCGCCCAGGTCACCATCGGCTGCCTGGAAGTGCCGCGCATGGAGGCGACCGGCTTCGGCGTGATGCATGTCGACGAGAAGGACGAGATCATCGCCTTCGTGGAAAAGCCGGCCGACCCGCCGGGCATTCCCGGCAATCCCGACATGGCGCTCGCCTCCATGGGCATCTACGTCTTCCACACGAAGTTCCTGATGGACCTGCTGCGCCGCGACGCCGCCGACCCGACGTCGAGCCGCGACTTCGGCAAGGACATCATCCCCTATATCGTCGAGCACGGCAAAGCCGTCGCCCACCGCTTCGCCGCCTCCTGCGTGCGCTCCGATTTCGAGCGCGAGGCCTACTGGCGCGACGTCGGCACCATCGACGCCTACTGGCAGGCCAATATCGACCTGACGCATATCACCCCGGAGCTCGACATCTATGACGGTTCCTGGCCGATCTGGACCTTCGCGGAGATCAAGCCGCCGGCCAAGTTCGTGCATGACGACGAGAACCGCCGCGGCTCGGCGACCTCCTCGCTGATTTCGGGGGACTGCATCATCTCCGGCGCCTCGCTGAACCGCAGCCTCCTGTTCACCGGCGTCCGCGCCAATTCCTATTCCCGCCTCGAAGGCGCCGTCGTGTTGCCGAACGTCATGATCGGCCGCCATGCGCAGTTGAAGAATGTCGTCATCGACAGCCGCGTCGTCATCCCCGAAGGCCTCGTCGTCGGCGAGGACCCGGAGCTCGACGCCCGCCGCTTCCGCCGGTCGGAGAACGGCATCTGCCTCATCACCCAGAACATGATCGACAAGCTGGAGCTCTAG
- the glgA gene encoding glycogen synthase GlgA produces MKILSVASEVFPLIKTGGLADVAGALPIALAGHGIHMRTLVPGYPAVMQRLAKTEPVATFEDLLGEPARILAAKHEGLDILVLDAPGFFDRQGGPYTDATGKDFVDNWQRFAALSLAGTEIARGLLPGWQPDIVHAHDWQAAMTAVYMRYTGLRHIPSIVTVHNLAFQGQFGPEIFADLRLPAEAFTVDGLEYYGDVGFLKGGLRTAWSITTVSPTYAHEIMTPEYGMGLEGLINDRAADLVGIVNGIDTAVWDPQTDAHIARPFAAGSLKKRAANRQALIERFNLVDDDGPIFCIVSRLTWQKGIDIIAEVADWIVQHGGKLAVLGSGDQGLEGALLAAASRHRGHVGIVIGYNEPLSHLMQAGADAILIPSRFEPCGLTQLYGLRYGCIPVVARTGGLADTVIDANEAALSARVATGFQFTPINAEGLRQALRRVFRAWHEPKIWARIQNQGMKSDVSWENSAARYADLYSSLLSRV; encoded by the coding sequence ATGAAAATCCTTTCGGTGGCATCCGAAGTATTCCCGCTCATCAAGACGGGAGGCCTCGCCGACGTCGCCGGCGCATTGCCGATCGCGCTCGCCGGGCATGGAATCCACATGCGCACGCTGGTGCCCGGCTATCCCGCGGTCATGCAGCGCCTGGCGAAGACCGAGCCGGTCGCCACCTTCGAGGACCTGCTCGGGGAGCCGGCCCGCATCCTCGCCGCCAAGCACGAGGGCCTCGACATCCTCGTGCTCGACGCGCCGGGCTTCTTCGACCGTCAGGGCGGGCCCTATACGGATGCCACCGGCAAGGATTTCGTCGACAACTGGCAGCGCTTCGCCGCACTGTCGCTTGCGGGCACCGAAATCGCCCGCGGCCTCCTGCCCGGCTGGCAACCCGACATCGTACACGCCCACGACTGGCAGGCGGCCATGACGGCCGTCTACATGCGCTACACCGGCCTCCGGCACATTCCCAGCATCGTCACGGTGCACAACCTCGCCTTCCAGGGCCAGTTCGGGCCGGAGATCTTCGCCGATCTGCGCCTGCCGGCGGAAGCCTTCACCGTGGACGGGCTCGAATATTACGGCGACGTGGGCTTCCTCAAGGGCGGCCTTCGCACCGCCTGGTCGATCACCACCGTCAGCCCCACCTATGCGCACGAGATCATGACGCCGGAATACGGCATGGGGCTCGAAGGCCTCATCAACGACCGCGCGGCCGACCTCGTCGGCATCGTCAACGGCATCGACACCGCCGTCTGGGACCCGCAGACGGATGCGCACATCGCCCGTCCCTTCGCGGCCGGCTCGCTGAAGAAGCGCGCGGCCAACCGCCAGGCCCTCATCGAGCGCTTCAACCTCGTCGACGACGACGGGCCGATCTTCTGCATCGTCAGCCGCCTTACCTGGCAGAAGGGCATCGACATCATCGCCGAGGTCGCCGACTGGATCGTGCAGCACGGCGGCAAGCTCGCGGTGCTCGGCTCCGGCGACCAGGGGCTGGAGGGCGCGCTGCTGGCCGCCGCCTCGCGCCACCGCGGCCATGTCGGCATCGTCATCGGCTACAACGAGCCGCTGTCCCACCTCATGCAGGCCGGCGCCGACGCGATCCTCATCCCGTCGCGCTTCGAGCCCTGCGGCCTCACCCAGCTCTATGGCCTGCGCTATGGCTGCATCCCCGTCGTCGCGCGCACCGGCGGCCTTGCCGATACGGTGATCGACGCCAACGAGGCCGCCCTTTCCGCCCGCGTCGCCACGGGCTTCCAGTTCACGCCGATCAACGCCGAGGGCCTGCGCCAGGCGTTGCGCCGGGTCTTCAGGGCATGGCATGAACCGAAAATCTGGGCCCGCATCCAGAACCAGGGCATGAAGTCGGACGTTTCGTGGGAAAACAGCGCCGCGCGCTACGCCGACCTCTATTCCAGCCTCCTTTCGCGAGTATGA
- a CDS encoding alpha-D-glucose phosphate-specific phosphoglucomutase, whose product MTIKTVTTTPYTDQKPGTSGLRKKVPVFQQKNYAENFIQSIFDSLEGFAGETLVIGGDGRFYNREVIQLAIKMAAANGFGRVLVGRGGILSTPAASNVIRKNKAFGGIVLSASHNPGGPTEDFGIKYNIGNGGPAPEKITDAIFARTRAIDTYRIADVPDVNLDLEGTHEIEGMTVTVIDPVADYAELMESLFDFEAIRALLAGGFRIVFDAMSAVTGPYAKEILENRLGAVKGSVLNFMPLPDFGGHHPDPNLVHARALYETMMAEDAPDFGAASDGDGDRNLIIGKGIFVTPSDSLALLAANAHLAPGYAAGLAGIARSMPTSGAADRVAEKLGIGIYETPTGWKFFGNLLDAGLATICGEESAGTGSNHVREKDGLWAVLLWLNILAVRKESVIDIVRQHWATYGRNYYSRHDYEEVDSDAANGLVENLRGELATLPGRSFGALRVETADDFAYHDPVDQSVSRNQGIRILFEGGSRVVFRLSGTGTSGATLRVYIERFEPDAARHDVDTQEALADLIAVADEIAGIKTRTGRDQPSVIT is encoded by the coding sequence ATGACCATCAAGACCGTGACGACCACGCCCTACACCGACCAGAAGCCCGGCACGTCGGGCCTGCGCAAGAAGGTCCCCGTCTTCCAGCAGAAGAACTACGCGGAGAATTTCATCCAGTCGATCTTCGATAGTCTGGAGGGCTTTGCCGGCGAGACGCTGGTGATCGGCGGCGACGGCCGCTTCTACAACCGCGAGGTCATCCAGCTTGCCATCAAGATGGCCGCGGCCAACGGCTTCGGCCGCGTCCTCGTCGGCCGCGGCGGCATCCTCTCGACGCCCGCCGCCTCCAACGTCATCCGCAAGAACAAGGCCTTCGGCGGCATCGTGCTGTCGGCCAGCCACAATCCGGGCGGCCCGACCGAGGACTTCGGCATCAAGTACAATATCGGCAATGGCGGCCCGGCGCCGGAGAAGATCACCGACGCCATCTTCGCCCGCACCAGGGCCATCGATACCTACAGGATCGCCGACGTCCCGGACGTCAACCTCGATCTTGAAGGCACCCACGAGATCGAGGGCATGACGGTCACGGTCATCGATCCCGTCGCCGACTATGCCGAGCTGATGGAAAGCCTCTTCGACTTCGAGGCGATCCGCGCGCTGCTTGCCGGCGGCTTCCGCATCGTTTTCGATGCGATGAGCGCCGTCACCGGCCCCTATGCCAAGGAAATCCTTGAAAACCGCCTCGGCGCCGTCAAGGGTTCCGTCCTCAACTTCATGCCGCTGCCCGATTTCGGCGGCCATCACCCCGACCCGAACCTCGTCCACGCCCGCGCGCTCTACGAGACGATGATGGCCGAAGACGCGCCGGACTTCGGCGCCGCCTCCGACGGTGACGGCGACCGCAATCTCATCATCGGCAAGGGCATCTTCGTCACGCCCTCCGACAGCCTCGCGCTGCTCGCCGCCAACGCGCACCTCGCCCCCGGCTATGCCGCGGGCCTCGCCGGCATCGCCCGCTCCATGCCGACCTCCGGCGCGGCCGACCGCGTGGCGGAAAAGCTCGGCATCGGCATCTACGAGACGCCGACCGGCTGGAAGTTCTTCGGCAACCTGCTCGACGCGGGCCTTGCCACGATCTGCGGCGAGGAGAGCGCCGGCACCGGCTCCAACCATGTGCGCGAGAAGGACGGCCTCTGGGCGGTGCTGCTCTGGCTCAACATCCTCGCCGTGCGCAAGGAAAGCGTCATCGACATCGTCCGCCAGCACTGGGCGACCTACGGGCGCAACTACTATTCCCGCCACGACTACGAGGAGGTCGACAGCGATGCCGCGAACGGCCTGGTGGAGAACCTGCGCGGAGAGCTCGCCACCCTTCCCGGCAGGAGCTTCGGCGCGCTCAGGGTCGAGACGGCGGACGATTTCGCCTATCACGACCCGGTCGACCAGTCCGTCAGCCGGAACCAGGGCATCCGCATCCTCTTCGAGGGCGGCTCGCGCGTGGTCTTCCGCCTCTCCGGCACCGGCACGTCCGGCGCGACGCTGCGCGTCTATATCGAGCGCTTCGAGCCCGACGCCGCCCGCCACGACGTCGACACGCAGGAGGCCCTTGCCGACCTCATCGCCGTGGCCGACGAGATCGCCGGCATCAAGACCCGCACCGGCCGCGACCAACCCAGCGTGATCACGTAA
- the glgX gene encoding glycogen debranching protein GlgX — translation MAFTAPSFAPGATLSGDGVEFAVYSRDAARVDLCLFDNEGDRELARLAMGRDENGFHRVFVEGAAAGTRYGFRADGVYSPDHGLWFDPAKLLVDPYAKELDRRFVHDGRLARFGVDTADIVPKAIVTRDRPVAVKPPIFRPGGFVYEIAVRAFTMLHPDVPEAMRGTVGALAHPAVLAHLKRLGVDAVELMPITAWIDERHLPPLGLSNSWGYNPVALMALDPRLVPGGMRELADTVAALRAEGVGVILDLVFNHSGESDRHGATLSMRGLDNLTYYRHVPDRPGELINDTGCGNTIAGEHPVVRQLVLDSLCHFVRHAGVDGFRFDLATILGRQADGFSASAALLSDICADPLLKDRVLIAEPWDIGPGGYQLGNFSTPFLEWNDRFRDDTRMFWRGDSYRLGAFVTALAGSSDIFARHGGTRTRTVNFLAAHDGFTLMDLVSHRVKHNEANGEDNRDGHDENHSWNNGAEGETTDGAVLSARRTDAKALLSSLFLSRGTIMLTAGDEGGRSQQGNNNAYCQDNAITWLHWDRLDEGLAEHTAMLSAIRRRFPALGETTFLSGAGDVEWLTLAGNPMTVANWEVPFAGTLLMLLETPDLQQRRTVRLAIAINRTHDHEALALPPPHGREWVSLLTANHPPAGMLQARAVEIFVEKY, via the coding sequence ATGGCCTTCACCGCCCCCTCCTTCGCACCGGGCGCCACGCTCTCCGGGGACGGGGTGGAGTTTGCCGTCTATTCGCGCGACGCCGCCCGCGTCGATCTCTGCCTCTTCGACAACGAGGGCGACAGGGAGTTGGCCCGCCTTGCCATGGGCCGCGACGAGAACGGCTTCCACCGCGTCTTTGTCGAAGGCGCGGCGGCCGGCACGCGCTACGGCTTCCGCGCCGACGGCGTCTATTCGCCGGACCACGGCCTCTGGTTCGATCCGGCGAAGCTGCTTGTCGATCCCTATGCCAAGGAGCTGGACCGCCGCTTCGTGCATGACGGCCGGCTTGCCCGCTTCGGCGTGGACACGGCCGACATCGTGCCCAAGGCGATCGTCACGCGCGACCGGCCCGTCGCGGTGAAACCGCCGATCTTCCGCCCCGGCGGCTTCGTCTACGAAATCGCCGTGCGTGCCTTCACCATGCTGCACCCCGATGTGCCGGAGGCAATGCGCGGCACCGTCGGCGCCCTCGCCCATCCCGCCGTGCTCGCGCATCTCAAGCGCCTTGGCGTCGATGCGGTGGAGCTGATGCCGATCACCGCCTGGATCGACGAGCGCCACCTGCCGCCGCTCGGCCTGTCCAACAGCTGGGGCTACAACCCCGTCGCCTTGATGGCGCTCGACCCGCGCCTCGTGCCCGGCGGCATGAGGGAGCTCGCCGACACCGTCGCGGCGCTGCGCGCCGAAGGCGTCGGGGTCATCCTCGACCTCGTCTTCAACCATTCCGGCGAGAGCGACCGCCACGGCGCGACGCTCTCCATGCGCGGCCTCGACAACCTCACCTACTACCGCCATGTGCCCGACCGGCCGGGCGAGCTGATCAACGACACCGGCTGCGGCAACACGATCGCCGGCGAACACCCCGTCGTGCGCCAGCTCGTGCTCGACAGCCTTTGCCATTTCGTGCGCCATGCCGGCGTCGACGGCTTCCGCTTCGACCTCGCCACCATTCTCGGCCGGCAGGCAGACGGCTTTTCCGCCAGCGCCGCCCTCCTTTCAGACATCTGCGCCGATCCGCTCCTGAAGGATCGCGTGCTGATCGCCGAACCCTGGGACATCGGCCCGGGCGGCTACCAGCTCGGCAATTTCTCCACGCCCTTCCTCGAATGGAACGACCGCTTCCGCGACGACACGCGCATGTTCTGGCGCGGCGACAGCTACCGGCTCGGCGCCTTCGTCACCGCCCTTGCCGGCTCCTCCGACATCTTCGCGCGCCATGGCGGAACCCGCACGCGCACGGTGAACTTCCTCGCCGCCCATGACGGCTTTACCCTGATGGACCTCGTCTCGCACAGGGTGAAGCACAACGAGGCGAACGGCGAGGACAACCGCGACGGCCACGACGAGAACCATTCCTGGAACAACGGTGCGGAGGGCGAGACGACCGACGGCGCAGTGCTCTCCGCCCGCCGCACGGACGCAAAGGCCCTTCTTTCCAGCCTCTTCCTCTCGCGCGGCACCATCATGCTGACGGCCGGCGACGAGGGCGGGCGCAGCCAGCAGGGCAACAACAACGCCTATTGCCAGGACAACGCCATCACTTGGCTGCACTGGGACAGGCTGGACGAGGGGCTTGCCGAGCACACCGCCATGCTCTCGGCGATCCGCAGGCGTTTCCCGGCCCTCGGCGAAACCACGTTCCTCAGCGGCGCGGGCGACGTCGAATGGCTGACGCTCGCCGGCAATCCTATGACAGTCGCGAACTGGGAGGTCCCCTTCGCCGGCACCCTGCTCATGCTTCTGGAAACGCCCGACCTGCAGCAGCGGCGCACGGTCCGCCTCGCTATCGCCATCAATCGCACCCATGACCATGAGGCGCTCGCCCTGCCGCCGCCGCACGGGCGCGAATGGGTGAGCCTCCTCACCGCCAACCACCCGCCCGCCGGCATGCTGCAGGCGCGAGCCGTGGAGATTTTTGTCGAAAAGTATTGA
- a CDS encoding MaoC family dehydratase, whose translation MPANIHLKDIPALVGTELGVSRWFVVDQTMIDRFADATQDHQYIHTDPARAAAETPFGGTIAHGFLTLSLLSAMNFDCVPRIIEQTMGINYGFEKVRFMAPVKSGTRVRGRFNLAEARFRGAGMVTIRYDVTVEIEAERKPALTADWITIIQFDPKDRPENV comes from the coding sequence ATGCCAGCGAATATCCATTTGAAAGACATTCCAGCCCTCGTCGGAACGGAACTCGGCGTCTCGCGATGGTTCGTCGTCGACCAGACGATGATCGATCGCTTCGCCGATGCGACGCAGGACCACCAGTACATCCATACCGATCCGGCGCGCGCGGCGGCCGAAACGCCCTTCGGCGGCACCATCGCCCACGGCTTCCTCACCCTCTCCCTGCTGTCGGCCATGAACTTCGACTGCGTGCCGCGCATCATCGAGCAGACGATGGGCATCAACTACGGTTTCGAGAAGGTTCGCTTCATGGCGCCGGTGAAGAGCGGCACGCGGGTGCGCGGCCGCTTCAACCTGGCCGAAGCCCGCTTCCGCGGCGCCGGCATGGTGACGATCCGCTACGACGTGACCGTGGAAATCGAGGCCGAGCGAAAGCCGGCGCTGACCGCCGACTGGATCACCATCATCCAGTTCGACCCGAAGGACCGGCCGGAGAACGTGTGA
- a CDS encoding GNAT family N-acetyltransferase encodes MRIRHATPGDLPVLAACDFPFLVTREAVPPFEGDWLTHARPVEPYPKAYGFDPQEMEEHIADDDKALFVAVGDEIPVGYVALSAGWNNLAFVDDIAVDAQWRGTGAAQRLMHQALDWAGQKALPGIRLETQTNNVAACRFYLRQGFVLGGHDRHLYEGLSPGTRETALFFYRFL; translated from the coding sequence GTGAGGATCCGCCACGCCACGCCGGGGGACCTGCCGGTGCTTGCGGCCTGTGACTTCCCCTTCCTCGTGACCCGCGAAGCCGTGCCGCCTTTCGAGGGCGACTGGCTGACGCACGCCCGGCCGGTCGAGCCGTACCCGAAAGCCTACGGCTTCGATCCGCAGGAGATGGAAGAGCATATCGCGGACGACGACAAGGCGCTCTTCGTTGCCGTCGGCGACGAGATACCGGTCGGCTATGTCGCTCTCTCCGCCGGCTGGAACAACCTCGCCTTTGTCGACGACATCGCCGTCGACGCGCAATGGCGCGGCACCGGCGCCGCACAGCGGCTGATGCATCAGGCGCTCGACTGGGCAGGACAGAAAGCCCTTCCGGGCATCCGGCTTGAAACCCAGACGAACAATGTCGCCGCCTGCCGCTTCTATCTGCGCCAGGGCTTCGTGCTCGGCGGCCACGACCGGCACCTGTACGAAGGGCTGTCCCCCGGCACGCGGGAAACAGCCCTGTTCTTCTACCGTTTTCTCTGA
- a CDS encoding sarcosine oxidase subunit gamma, with the protein MADQALRKAPLGRSHGGSAGARVTPAAPATRLSLRAGADALGALSSVFGLTLPTRPKTSASANGRHALWLGPDEWLLIDETGADLVAAAVSAGVLHSATDVSHRNAAVLVSGPDAAGAIASACPLDLGNAVFPVGAAARTVLGKIEIVLLRSGEEDYRVECWRSFAPYAFGILAEGAEDAVL; encoded by the coding sequence ATGGCTGATCAAGCTCTTCGCAAGGCGCCGCTTGGCCGTAGCCACGGCGGCTCCGCCGGCGCGCGCGTCACGCCCGCCGCTCCCGCAACGCGCCTGTCGTTGCGCGCCGGCGCGGATGCGCTGGGCGCGCTCTCGTCGGTCTTCGGCCTGACGCTGCCGACGCGCCCGAAGACTTCGGCCTCGGCGAACGGCCGCCATGCGCTCTGGCTCGGCCCGGACGAATGGCTGCTGATCGACGAGACCGGCGCGGACCTGGTGGCGGCTGCCGTCAGCGCTGGCGTGCTGCATTCGGCGACGGACGTCTCCCATCGCAACGCGGCGGTCCTCGTTTCCGGGCCGGATGCGGCCGGGGCGATTGCCAGCGCCTGCCCGCTCGATCTCGGCAATGCCGTCTTCCCCGTCGGCGCGGCGGCGCGCACGGTGCTGGGCAAGATCGAGATCGTGCTGTTGCGTTCGGGTGAGGAGGATTACCGCGTCGAATGCTGGCGCTCTTTCGCGCCCTATGCCTTCGGCATTCTCGCGGAAGGCGCGGAAGACGCCGTGCTCTGA
- a CDS encoding sarcosine oxidase subunit alpha, which yields MSGANRIAGQGRLTPARTARFTFDGKTFDALEGDTVASALLANGVHLVGRSFKYHRPRGILSAGAEEPNALVDVSRDAARRQPNVRAPVQEVFDGMKVESQNRWPSLAFDIGGVNNLMSPFFAAGFYYKTFMWPKVAWEKVYEPFIRKAAGLGVAPTEEDPDHYANRYAHCDVLVAGAGVAGLSAALAAAEAGARVILVDEQPEVGGALHYDTSVKIDGQNGYDWAQATAAKLKAMENVTVLTRTTAFGYYNHNFVGLVERVTDHLARPDKKLPRERLWQVRTKRVILATGSIERHMVFANNDRPGIMLASAARTYLNHFGVAVGRKVGVYTANDSAYEAAFDLKRAGVTVAAIVDVREKPGEAVLTEARRLGIEVLAGHSVVDTKGKLRISSMSVARNGGGSVRSIPVDALLMSAGWTPSVHLFSQSRGKVAYDAATGRFLPGTYAQDCLSVGSCNGTDGLQATIEESLAAGELMARATGNEGGGKVELSGENAFDWTGGMAGSGEGAGVDTTVKAFVDFQNDVCAKDIRLAVREGMHSIEHIKRFTTNGMATDQGKLSNIHGLAIASEVLNREIPKIGLTTFRAPYTPVTFGALISHSRGDLFDPTRKTPMHDWEVAHGAVFEDVGNWKRAWYYPRSGETMHDAVNRECRTVRNVAGLFDASTLGKIEVVGPDAGAFMNLMYTNAWDTLKPGRCRYGIMLREDGFVYDDGVVGRLAEDRFHVTTTTGGAPRVMHHMEDYLQTEFPHLKVWLTSTTEQWAVIAVQGPKAREILEPLVEGIDISNEAFPHMSVREGKICGVPTRLFRMSFTGEAGYEVNVPADYGQAVWEAIWARAEPLGACAYGTETMHVLRAEKGYIIVGQDTDGTVTPHDASLSWAVSKKKTDFVGIRGLKRPDLVKEGRKQLVGLLTKDPNVVLEEGAQIVADPNQPKPMTMLGHVTSSYWSENCGRSIAMALVAGGQARMGQTLYVPMPDRTIAVEVSDMVFIDKDGGRLNG from the coding sequence ATGAGCGGTGCTAATCGCATTGCCGGCCAGGGCCGCCTGACGCCCGCCAGAACGGCGCGTTTCACCTTCGACGGAAAGACGTTCGACGCGCTGGAAGGCGATACCGTCGCCTCCGCGCTGCTCGCCAACGGCGTGCATCTCGTCGGCCGTTCCTTCAAGTACCACCGCCCGCGCGGCATCCTGTCCGCCGGCGCGGAAGAGCCGAACGCGCTGGTCGACGTCTCGCGCGATGCCGCGCGCCGCCAGCCGAACGTGCGCGCGCCGGTGCAGGAAGTCTTCGACGGCATGAAGGTGGAATCGCAGAACCGCTGGCCGTCGCTCGCCTTCGATATCGGCGGCGTCAACAACCTGATGTCGCCCTTCTTCGCGGCCGGCTTCTACTACAAGACCTTCATGTGGCCGAAGGTCGCCTGGGAAAAGGTCTACGAGCCCTTCATCCGCAAAGCCGCGGGCCTTGGCGTCGCGCCGACGGAGGAGGATCCGGACCACTACGCCAACCGCTATGCCCATTGCGACGTGCTGGTCGCGGGCGCCGGTGTGGCCGGTCTTTCCGCCGCGCTTGCGGCCGCCGAGGCCGGTGCACGCGTCATCCTCGTCGACGAACAGCCGGAAGTGGGCGGTGCGCTGCATTACGACACGTCGGTGAAGATCGACGGCCAGAACGGCTACGACTGGGCGCAGGCGACGGCCGCCAAGCTCAAGGCGATGGAGAACGTCACCGTCCTCACCCGCACGACGGCCTTCGGCTACTACAACCACAATTTCGTCGGCCTCGTCGAGCGCGTGACGGACCATCTCGCCCGCCCCGACAAGAAGCTGCCGCGTGAGCGGCTGTGGCAGGTGCGCACCAAGCGCGTCATCCTCGCCACCGGCTCCATCGAGCGCCACATGGTGTTCGCCAACAACGACCGGCCGGGCATCATGCTCGCCTCGGCGGCGCGCACCTATCTCAACCATTTCGGCGTCGCGGTCGGTCGCAAGGTCGGCGTCTACACGGCGAACGATTCGGCCTATGAAGCCGCCTTCGACCTGAAGCGTGCCGGCGTCACCGTCGCCGCCATCGTCGATGTCAGGGAAAAGCCCGGCGAGGCGGTGCTGACTGAAGCCCGCAGGCTCGGCATCGAGGTGCTGGCAGGCCATTCGGTGGTCGACACCAAGGGCAAGCTGCGCATCTCCTCCATGTCGGTCGCCCGCAACGGCGGCGGCTCGGTGCGGTCCATCCCGGTCGATGCGCTGCTGATGTCGGCCGGCTGGACGCCTTCCGTCCACCTCTTCTCGCAGTCGCGCGGCAAGGTGGCCTATGACGCGGCCACCGGCCGCTTCCTGCCGGGCACCTATGCGCAGGATTGCCTTTCGGTCGGCTCGTGCAACGGCACGGACGGCCTGCAGGCGACGATCGAAGAATCGCTTGCGGCGGGCGAGCTGATGGCGCGCGCCACCGGCAACGAGGGCGGCGGCAAGGTCGAGCTTTCCGGCGAGAACGCCTTCGACTGGACCGGCGGCATGGCAGGCAGCGGCGAGGGCGCCGGCGTCGACACGACCGTCAAGGCCTTCGTCGACTTCCAGAACGATGTCTGCGCCAAGGACATCCGCCTCGCCGTGCGCGAGGGCATGCACTCGATCGAGCACATCAAGCGCTTCACCACCAACGGCATGGCGACGGACCAGGGCAAGCTGTCCAACATCCACGGCCTTGCCATCGCCTCGGAAGTCTTGAACCGCGAGATCCCGAAGATCGGCCTTACGACCTTCCGCGCGCCCTACACGCCCGTCACCTTCGGCGCGCTGATCAGCCATTCGCGCGGCGATCTCTTCGACCCGACGCGTAAGACGCCGATGCACGACTGGGAAGTGGCGCATGGCGCGGTCTTCGAGGACGTCGGCAACTGGAAGCGCGCCTGGTACTATCCGCGCTCCGGCGAGACCATGCACGATGCGGTCAACCGCGAGTGCCGCACGGTGCGTAACGTCGCCGGCCTGTTCGATGCCTCGACGCTCGGCAAGATCGAGGTTGTCGGCCCGGATGCGGGCGCGTTCATGAACCTCATGTACACCAACGCCTGGGATACGCTGAAGCCCGGCCGCTGCCGCTACGGCATCATGCTGCGCGAGGACGGCTTCGTCTATGACGACGGCGTCGTCGGGCGCCTGGCGGAAGATCGCTTCCACGTCACCACCACGACGGGCGGTGCGCCGCGCGTCATGCACCACATGGAGGACTATCTCCAGACGGAGTTCCCGCATCTCAAGGTCTGGCTGACCTCGACCACCGAACAGTGGGCGGTCATCGCGGTGCAGGGCCCGAAGGCGCGCGAGATCCTCGAGCCGCTGGTCGAGGGCATCGACATCTCGAACGAGGCGTTCCCGCATATGAGCGTTCGCGAGGGCAAGATCTGCGGCGTGCCGACCCGGCTCTTCCGCATGTCCTTCACGGGTGAGGCGGGCTACGAAGTCAACGTCCCCGCCGATTACGGCCAGGCCGTCTGGGAAGCCATCTGGGCGCGGGCCGAACCGCTCGGCGCCTGCGCCTACGGTACGGAGACGATGCACGTCCTTCGCGCCGAGAAGGGTTACATCATCGTCGGCCAGGACACGGACGGCACGGTCACGCCGCACGATGCGAGCCTGAGCTGGGCCGTCTCGAAGAAGAAGACGGACTTCGTCGGCATCCGCGGCCTCAAGCGGCCGGACCTCGTCAAGGAGGGCCGCAAGCAGCTTGTCGGCCTCCTGACGAAGGATCCGAACGTGGTGCTGGAGGAGGGCGCGCAGATCGTCGCCGATCCGAACCAGCCGAAGCCGATGACCATGCTCGGCCATGTCACGTCGTCCTACTGGTCGGAAAACTGCGGCCGGTCGATCGCCATGGCGCTGGTTGCCGGCGGCCAGGCCCGCATGGGCCAGACGCTCTACGTGCCGATGCCGGACCGCACCATCGCGGTCGAGGTCAGCGACATGGTGTTTATCGACAAGGATGGAGGACGCCTCAATGGCTGA